ATGTTCACCCATATACTGCCGAAACGCCAAATTAAGAAGACGGGATTCCAAGGTGCCTCCTATGCCGTCGCCTCAGCCCACTTCTGATTTGGAGTGGTGTGCCAAAGTGCTATCCGCAAACAAGTAGTCTTCCATGGAGATTCCCAAGTGAATGCCAAGCCCTCTCTTCACGAGCGACTAGAAGATGCAGATCAGCGTGGTGGCTTAATCCCCTTTCTTCTTTTGCTTGATAAGGGTATCCGAAACAGGGAAGTCGTCCCAGTCTTGAGCGAGTTGAACAACTCAGGGAAAGTATCGTTGGCTTCAGAGCATAATCTGACCGCTTTGCAGGGATTGGATCGTAACGAGTTTTGGTCAGTTGTACATATCTTTAACCAGGTGATCCCAGAACTTGATTGTTCGTTTAGAGATGTACTGAGGTTGGTCCACACTCTTGTGAGTAAGGCTGGAATTGACGGCGCGGCAGGCAAGCCAAACATTTCACTGGTTAAATGGTGTAACGCTAATCCGGGTAAGGCTCAACTGATTGTTGAGGGTGCTATGTCTCTTGACCAGCTATGCCTATCACATTGTGTCTTTGCGATCCAAGGTCTTGGGAGTATAGAACTAGCGTTCGAATTGGTGGGGCACTCAGATAAGGCTGTTGTAGCAGCGGGTCTGCGCTCTCTAGGAATGCTTGATCTGGACAGTGAAGAATCCGCTAGGCGAGTCGTTGACGAATGCTGCCAAGCTATTGCTAATGAGAACGATAGGGATGTAAGATCTTCTGCAATCGAGACGGCTTTTTGTGCTTGGCAAAAGTCTATTTCGTTGGGGCCATATCTTCAGCAGGAGTTTGTTGGAGCCATTATCAACGCAAATGTGGATGGAGAGCTGGTTCAATTAGTAGCTAATCTCTTGTCGCATCCTAAAGGCTTTTCGGCTGAGAGCATCGATATAATCCTGGAGGCTCTCACTGGAGACATTTCAAACCCACAGGCATCTCTTCATTGGCTTGATGCCGCCTTGCATTCAAAAGATATTGATTGGAGTCTGACGAGAATTATTGATATCTTTACTGCCCAAATCCCGAGGCTCGAAGGTTCAATTGGGCCGATTCAACTTGCCAATTTCTGTCAGTGGATATGGGAAGACCCTGAAAAAGCAGCTCAACTCTTTTCAAAATGGCTCATTAGGGGACAACTTGAACTGTGTAGATTCCTTACTTGTATGGTTGATGAATGTGGCGAGAAAAGCATGGTTGTGGAGCTTTCGAGAGCCAGCTTGCCAAATGATCTGAACGATCAAGCCTTTTTGGCGCGGAAGTGTGTTGGTTTCCTTTGCCATCATCCAGTCACCGCCGTTTCCATTCTCTTGAGTATCGTAAAGTATGGCAAGAAGATGGCGCGAGACGAAGCAGAGGAACTGATCTATGATCCTCTACTTCTTTGCTACAGTGTTTCTCTCCGAAGTTTCCTTGGTGAGCAAGGAAAAAATCCGTCTAAGAGGATCTCAAGTTGTATTGAGCGCCTACTAAAAAGGCACGACGATTATCTGGAAGGTCTTAAGAAGGCGGAACACTTGGTCGAACTACGCCCCACTATTGAGCAGCGACGTGCCGCAGCGATTAAGGATCGTGAGTTAAATATGGATATTCAGAAACAAGCGTATGAGAGATCAGTGCTATTCCATTCGACTTCTCATAAGACTCTCCTTTACGGAAGGCAAAGCTTTTTCTTGGTACACGGGGACGATGGCAGTAAAGTTCCCACAGTAATGCCATTATCGGAGTCTACATTTGGCGCCGAACTGCCGCGCTTGCACATACTAAACCCTGTGGGCTTTAGGGAGATGATCACGCTTCTTCGGATTGAGCCGAAGATTATGCCATGAAGATCATTCTTAAGGAGTACCTCGCATCCCTTAGAGAGCGTGGTGATTTAGATAAGTCTGTCTTGCCTAACCTTCTCTCTGAAATCGGCCTGCGCGTTTTGAACACACCAATGATAGGAACTAGGCAGAATGGTGTAGACATAGCGGCTGTTGGAAAAATCAAAGGCGACGATAAGCAGAGATATCTATACCTGTTCTGTATCAAGGCGGGAAACATCACTCGTAGCGACTGGTCAACGGGGGTTCAGGGTGTCCGTTCAGAGCTGGATGAAATTAGGGATGTGTATCTCCGTAGCAACGTGGCGCGAGAGTACGCCGATCTTCCAATAAAAATCTGCCTATGCTGTGGAGGAGAACTAGAGGAGACTGCTCTTATGAACTGGGCAGGATACACTGATACGCACACGACGGATAGAATTAGCTACGAACAGTGGAATGGAGATCGACTAGCTGATCTCATGATGAGATGCCTCTTGGCTCGTGAGCTTTTGGATGACGAGCCACGACGAAACTTCCAAAAGGCGGTGGCAATGGTCAATGAGCCGTCTGCTTGTTGCGACTACACTCGAGCCTTTCTCGGAAACCTATTGCTAGAGGAGGCTATATCTCAGAAGACCCAGCTACTTTCTTTACGCCAATCGTTCATCTGCCTGCATGCCGTGATTTCTTGGGCGATTGAGGCAAATAACTTAGAAAGTACGTACAGGATTTCCGAGCTTGGTTTGCTGTACTGCTGGAATTCACTTCGGAAGGCAAAGCCGTGGGAGAAGGCAACTAAGCACAACTCTACGTTAATGCTTATTCTGGATCAGTTTTTACAGCTCTATCTCATGGCGTCTGAGATGTTCTTTGAAAAAACGGCATATGCCCATTGCGAGACGCCGCACGCACTCTCTGTAGCTGTGAAATCACGAGAGCCTGTTGATGTCAATCTCGCGATGTATGAGCTCATGGGTAGATTGGCGATGCGAGGTATTTGGACTGATCATCTTGCCAAGATTCTATCAGAAGCTGACTCAGGGCGCTGGAGAAATGCCCTGGTGGTGAGTACTAAGCGCACATTGAATACGATAGTCTCATTGATTAATACGAATCCAACCCTGGGCTCGCCGATTCGTGATGATCACATGATTGAAATTGCATTAGTTATGTACCTTGCGCAGTTGATGCACTCAGAGTCTCGTTTTCTGCCATGGTTAAAATGTATTTCTAGCCGAACAACCTTTGCTCTTCTTGCGAATGCTCAGTATCCCACATGTCTGAGTGACTACGCCGATCTTCTAGTGCATCCAAAGAGCAATGAAAAATCTTATATTGACGAGGCATGCGTGGGCAGTGTCTTGTATCCTTACATCTATTTCTGGATGCAGTACGTGGCCGATGATCAGGAGGTGAACGCATTCATAGATCGGCTAAGCACCGTGATACCAAACTGTACCCATCAAGCATGGTTTCCTGACGAGGAATCCGATGAGCTAATGTGGTGTGGTGACACGCATCATGGGATCTGCGTGCCCGATCTATCGCCTCAGAATGGCCGAGAAGCATTGACATTTACTTTAGATCAAGCTTTGGCAACCTGCACCGCAATAAGAACCAATAGTGCAGTTGAGGCTGGCTTGATACCTTTGTTCTTGGCTGCATGTAGGCACTATCGAATGCCTATTCCGCCAAGCTTCTGGGTTCTGCCTAAGTAGGCTCAACTCGTGCATTTGCTATATCTCAAAGTGTTTCCTCGATGTGCTAAATGCTTGCCCGCGAATCAGCATGGCAAGCCGCTTCATCTGGTAAATCGCTTGCTCCGCTCTTGGTTTGCCGGTAGGCTGAGCAATGGGCAGATAGATGCGAAAGCTTTTTCAGTTATTGATGAAAACTATAAGCTGCTCTATCATTCGCCACTCTTAAAATGTTAGTCCTTTCTTTTCGGGAGGCGGTTTAAAACACACCTATTTTCCGCAGCCGCCATTGCGCTTGCTAGCAGAAATCCCAAGTCACATTCTTCAACGCAAATTGCCTTGGCTGCGAACGCAAAAGATTACTATTCCGCTAATGCGGTTGCTGTTGGCCTCGCAGGAGGCCTGGCCGGCCTTGTAATGTATGATTTTGATCAGCAAGTAAGATCGCTATATCAATCAACCCGCGCGGACCTTGTTGAAAGCGAACCAAGGACTGTGAAGCTTGCCTAGATGTGAATCCTTTGCGGGGCGGAAGGAGGCGCTGTCAAAGAACGCAGTAGGGCCTGCGTTAAGATCAGTAATGCTGTGCAGTGCTACAGATGAGGGCTCTGAGAGTGCTCAAGTATTTTTCCGAGGATTGACTAGGACCAGCTCCAATGGAGGCTAAGTCTGACTTTCGCGTCTATTGTCACTTGGCCTGCTTCTCGAATCACAGGGATAGTGAGTGAAAATATGAGTCGACCTGCGACTTTGTCGATTAGTCAGACCTGGAAATTCTGTGAACAACGCACTGAGGAGGAATGCGTTTCTTGCTGATGTCCCTTGTTCCCCTCAATGAGATGGCTCATGAGCATGTCGGTCGCTCAGCTTCCAGATCTGCAAAGTGGTACGAGCGGCTATCTGTCACGATTAGCGCTTGCCCAGTTCTGGTCTGGGGGTGTTGAGAAGCGATTCCATGATCCTCCTATCTTGTCAAGACACGGCATGAAGAGGTAAGCATGTTTAGAGGCGGCTAGGAGAATCTTGTCAGCGAAGAAATAGGTTAGAAGGCTTATGCACCTATCTGCAGGCGAAGCTCCCGTTGATCGGCATCCAGGTGCCGTTCTTCTGAAACGATGAAGCGAGCTTTTGGTTGCAGGCGGAGCGCAGCGGTTCCCCGTTAGGTCTTTGCATTTGTTCAGCTCCTGACATCGCCTTCCACGTAGTGGCCCCCCACAACGACCACCCCTTCTGACCGCCCCCGGCCCACCCCCTCCCCCATGGCCACCAGCGACTTCTTCCGCCCCGATTACCGCTCGGCCCGTGAGGCGTTCCTGGCCGCCGCCGTTGGCGCCGGCGCCCTGCTCACCAGCCATGTCCTGCCCGATCACCGCGGCCCGGCCGGCGAGCCGCTCGCCATCGATGCGGCGGCCCTGGGCCCCGCCGAGCCCGAGTCCCTGCTGCTGCTGATCTCCGGCACCCACGGCGTGGAGGGCCTGGCCGGATCCGGTTGCCAGGTGGGCGTTCTGCTGGATGAACTCCGCGGCGCCCTGCCGGCCGGCGCCGGGGCGCTGCTGATCCATGCCCTCAACCCCCACGGCTTCGCCTGGCTGCGCCGCGGCAACGAGGACAACATTGATCTCAACCGCAACGGCCTCGACTTCCGCGGCCCCCTGCCCGACAACCCGGCCTACGACGCCCTCCACGACGCCCTGCTGCCCGGCGACTGGGACGGGCCCGAGCGGCAACGGGCCGACGCCCTGCTGGAGGCCTTCATCACTGGGCACGGGATGGCCGCCTACCAGGCGGCGCTGCAGCGCGGCCAGTACACCCATCCCACCGGCCTCTTCTACGGCGGCAGCCGCCCCAGCTGGTCGCTGTCCACCCTGGAGACGATCCTCACCGAGCACCTGGGCCCGGCCTGCCGCTGCCTGGCGGTGATCGACCTGCACACCGGCCTGGGCCCCTGGGGCTACGGGGAGCTGATCGGCAGCGGCAGCACCAACGCCGACTGGGAGCGGCTGCAGTGCTGGTATGGCCCGGAGGTCACCCGGCCCGGCCAGGGCCCCTCCAGCTCGTCGGTGGTGTCGGGCTCGGTGCCGGTGTTTCTGCGCCGAATGCTCCCTGCGGTGGAGCTCACCTATCTGGCCTTGGAGTTCGGCACCCGCCCGATCGATCAGGTGCTGGCGGCCCTGCGCGCCGATGCCTGGCTGCACGCCGTGCCCGATCGCCCCACCCCCCACCGCGAAGCGATCCGCCGCCAGGTGCGCGACGCCTTCCTGATCGACAGCCCCGCCTGGCGGGCCGCTGTGTACGGGCGCTGCGCCGATGTGGTGCTGCGGGCTTGTCGGGGGTTGGGGCAGTGAGCCGTAACTCCGTTCGACAGCCGGCAGGATGGGGATGTCGACGTCGGGGTGCTGGCCATGGCGGTGATCTCACTCAAGTTGAGCGAGGCCCTTGATGCCCAGCTCACGGAGCAGGCTCAACGGCGCCGTCTCAGCAAGTCTGAGTTGGTTCGACGCGCCTTGACGGCGTTTCTCCAATCCCCAGAGCAGGGCGTGGAAGGCACAGCGCAACTCTCCGCTGCTGATTTGTTGGCCGATCTCGTGGGCTGTTGCGAAGGCGGGCCTGCCGATCTGTCATCCAACCCTGGGTTCCTTTCTTAAGCGGTATGAGAATGTGCCCGCTTCTCTGGCGGATGCCGCATTGATTCGCCGGGCGGAGATCAACGACTCACCGCTGCTTCTCGCGACGGATAGTGACTTCCAGATCTATCGCCGTCATGGACGACAGATGATTCCTCTGGTAAAGACGTAGACGTTGTCTGTGCAGAAGCGGCCCTTCGGCCACCCACCCCAGGGGCAGTGTTTGAGCTTGCTTTCGCGCCGACAACATCTGAGCTATGCTGAATGAACGCCGACGTAGGACATTTAAGCCATTCCTATGGAAAACACATTTGAGGCTGTTGTTGAAAAAGATGGGCGTATCAGAATCCAGAGTCCTGTCCATCTGAAGACGGGGGCGAAGGTGTTCGTTTCCGTTCCCAGTGACGACCCTGACTCTGTCATCAACGGAGTTGTCTTGAGTGAAACGGCCCTGGCGGCCGACTGGCTGAACTCAGAAGAGGAAGCTGCATGGGCCCACCTGCAATAGGGGACGTCGTACTCATCCTCTTCCCCTATTCCGACCTGTCGCAAGCCAAGCGCAGGCCGGCCTTGGTCATTGCAGGCGTTGGAATGGGAGACTTTGTGCTGTGTCAGATCACAAGCAAGTCCTACGCAGACAGGCTGGCGATTCCTCTTTCGGACAGTGACTTTGCCGAAGGTGGGCTCAAGCGTGAGAGCTTTGTGCGCATCGGAAAGTTGTTCACTGCGAATTCTTCGATCGTTTCTGGAGTGGCCGGCCGGCTGAATCCTGTGAAAATGTCTGAGGCCTTGGATGTGTTGGTCGAGATCCTGCGTGCAGGTGGCCTTGAGCGGTGACGTGCCTCCGCATCAATGGGGGCAGCCCTGGGCACCGAGGGGACGAGAGTGGATCCTCCCGGTGCCCCTGCCCGATGCGATCCCCCCTGGTGGCCCTGTGTGCCGTAGCCGCTCTGCTGATCCCGCCAATCCCGGCGGCCCAGGCCCAGGCCGCCTGGCAGACCTGCAGCTTCAACGGCCGCGCCGAAGCCTGCCTGGTCGCGGGTGGCTCCACCTCGTTCACGGTCACCTTCCGCTCCGACGGCAAGCAGATCGAGATGGAGAAGGTGGGCGAGCCCTGGTCCTGCGGCCAGGGGGATCAGGAGGAATGCGGCAAGTTACTGATCACCGAGCCGAGCAATGGCCGCACCACCCTGGCCACCTACCGGCAGACCGCCTCCGCCTTCCTGGTGCGCAGCGAGCGGGGCAACACCTACTCGATTCCCTATTGAATTCGGTTGGCCATTGGGCAACGGTCAAGTTCGCCTGCTCGTGGCAGCAGGGCTATTCTGTCAATGAAGCTCGGGAGCGCCATTGTCAGCAACCGTCTTCCGGGATGGCGAATTTCGGTTTTTCTTCTTCTTCTACAGTTAGTTGAGTTACACCAACAGGAGATCATCGATGCCTGGAACAACCACTTTGGGGGCTGAGGTCACGAATGTTTCCGTCCACTGCATCTGGATGTTGATTGATGATGAGGAGTTGGCCCTTCCTTATGCCGAGTTTCCTTGGTTCAAAGCGGCTACGATTCAGCAGATCATCAACGTCCTGCGACCCACGGCCGACCATCTCTATTGGCCTGATCTAGACGTTGACTTGTCCGTTGAGTCGATACGCCATCCCGAGAGGTTCCCGCTGAGGGCGAAGACGACGTCCAAGTCATTCCACTCACCTGAGCCGCCCCCTCCAGTCCACTGATGCCATGGGTCTCATGGGGCCCATGCTCTCTGCGGCCTGGTGATGGCAAAGGTCAGGTGCTTCCTCACAAAGAATCTTTCGCGAAGCCCATCCTTTCGCCATGAGCAATCCACAATTGCCCCTGGTTCTCGTGGGCAATGTTCCTTGGCGTCGTCGTGCGCAGCGAGCGGGGCAACACCTACACGATTCCCTGTTAGGGACCTCCAGGCTGACTCAGTGCAGCGAGCTCAGCGCACCACCGCCGCCACCGGCTTCCTCGGCCGAGCCGATGCGGGCGAACAGATCGGTGCTCTCGCGGTTCAGGTGCACCACCTCCACCACGCTGCCGCCCAGCTTGAGCCGGCGGATCACCTGATCGAGGGCGGCGACGCCGCTCTGGTCCCAGATGTGGGCGTCGGCCATGTCGATCGTCACCCTGGCCGGGTGTTCGTGGATCTCGAAACCCGCCCGGAAGTAGATGCTGCTCACGAAGAACAGCTGGCCGCGCACCACATAGACGCGATGGTCGTCGCCTTCGAGGCGACTCTCCACGGCGATCACCTTGGCCACCTTGCGGCTGAACAGGATCCCGGCCAGGGCCACACCGGCGAGCAGGCCGATCGCCAGGTTGTGGGTGATCACCGTGATTCCCACGGTGAGCAGCATCACGGCGGTGTCGCTCTTGGGAATCCGCCGGATCCCCGTGATCGATCCGATGTTGGCGGTGTTGATGGCGATCATCACCATCACCCCCACCAGGGTGGCCATCGGGATCTGGTTCACCCAGTCACGGGCCAGCAGGATCATCGCCAGCAGGCTCACCCCCGAGGCCAGCGTCGACAGCCGCGTGCGGCCGCCGTAGCCCACGTTCATCACCGACTGCCCCACCAGGGCGCAGCCGGCCATGCCGCCGAACAGGGAACTGACGATGTTGCCGATGCCCTGGCCCCGGGCCTCGGTGTTCTTGTGGCTGGTCTGGTCGGTGAGGTCGTCGAGGATGTCCTGGGTCAGGAAGGTCTCCATCAGCCCCACCAGCGAGATTGCCAGGGCCGTGGGCAGGACCAGGCCCAGCGTGCCGAAGCTCAGGGGCACCTGGGGCAGGGCGAACCGGGGCAGGCCCGCCGGCAGGGTGCCCAGGCTCGCCACCGTGGGCAGATCGAGTCCGAGGCCGATCGAGATCCCGGTGGTGATCAGGATGGCGATCAGGGCCGACGGCACCACCCGGGTGAGCCGCGGCAGCAGATAGATGATCGCCAGGGTGAGCAGCATCAGTCCCCACACCGCCGGCAGCTGGGCGGCCTCGACCACCACCGTCTCCGGGTGAAAGACATCGAGCCCCAGCTGGGGCAGCTGGGCCAGCAGGATCAGGATCGCCAGGGCATTGACAAACCCCGCCATCACCGGCTGCGGCACGAAGCGCATCTGGTGGGCCAGCCGCAGGTAGCCCCAGGCGATCTGGAAGACCCCGGTGAGCAGTCCCGCCGCCAGCAGGTATTGCAGACCCAGCCCCTGGCCCAGCAGCTCACCCTGCTGCACCAGGCCCGTCATCAGCAGGGCCGTGGAGCCGGTGGCGGAGGTGATCATCGCCGTGCGGCCCCCCACCACCGCCAGGGTCACCGACAACAGGAAGGCCCCGAACAGGCCCACGCTGGGGTCCACCCCGGCGATGCCGGAGAAGGCGATCGCCTCCGGAATCATGGCGAAGGCCACCACCAGGCCCGAGAGGATGTCGCGGTGGGGCTGGCCCCACCACTCCTTGATGGAGAAGGTCATGGAAAAGCTTGGACGGATCAATCCCTGTTCAGGTCCCCCGGCAGCGGGCCGACCGGGTGCAGCCACGGCGGCGGTGGCCTACGGGGGGGTGATCGTCATGGAACTGACCGTACCAGCCCCCGTCATCACTGCCGTGAGACCACCAAGGGAGGTCACGCCGATCTGGCTCCGCCGGCGGGTGCCGGCTGATCATCGGGCGAAGCCGGACAGCCTGAACAGCCGACTTAGCCTGCGCGCGCTATGGAAGGGCTGCCTTGATGACCGCTCCAGTGACCACTCCGGAAGCCCCCAGGCCACCCTTTCCCCCCTTCGATGCCGAAACGGCGGCGAAGAAAGT
This Cyanobium sp. AMD-g DNA region includes the following protein-coding sequences:
- a CDS encoding DUF2442 domain-containing protein, with translation MPGTTTLGAEVTNVSVHCIWMLIDDEELALPYAEFPWFKAATIQQIINVLRPTADHLYWPDLDVDLSVESIRHPERFPLRAKTTSKSFHSPEPPPPVH
- a CDS encoding SulP family inorganic anion transporter is translated as MTFSIKEWWGQPHRDILSGLVVAFAMIPEAIAFSGIAGVDPSVGLFGAFLLSVTLAVVGGRTAMITSATGSTALLMTGLVQQGELLGQGLGLQYLLAAGLLTGVFQIAWGYLRLAHQMRFVPQPVMAGFVNALAILILLAQLPQLGLDVFHPETVVVEAAQLPAVWGLMLLTLAIIYLLPRLTRVVPSALIAILITTGISIGLGLDLPTVASLGTLPAGLPRFALPQVPLSFGTLGLVLPTALAISLVGLMETFLTQDILDDLTDQTSHKNTEARGQGIGNIVSSLFGGMAGCALVGQSVMNVGYGGRTRLSTLASGVSLLAMILLARDWVNQIPMATLVGVMVMIAINTANIGSITGIRRIPKSDTAVMLLTVGITVITHNLAIGLLAGVALAGILFSRKVAKVIAVESRLEGDDHRVYVVRGQLFFVSSIYFRAGFEIHEHPARVTIDMADAHIWDQSGVAALDQVIRRLKLGGSVVEVVHLNRESTDLFARIGSAEEAGGGGGALSSLH
- a CDS encoding type II toxin-antitoxin system PemK/MazF family toxin, translated to MGPPAIGDVVLILFPYSDLSQAKRRPALVIAGVGMGDFVLCQITSKSYADRLAIPLSDSDFAEGGLKRESFVRIGKLFTANSSIVSGVAGRLNPVKMSEALDVLVEILRAGGLER
- a CDS encoding M14 family metallopeptidase, producing MATSDFFRPDYRSAREAFLAAAVGAGALLTSHVLPDHRGPAGEPLAIDAAALGPAEPESLLLLISGTHGVEGLAGSGCQVGVLLDELRGALPAGAGALLIHALNPHGFAWLRRGNEDNIDLNRNGLDFRGPLPDNPAYDALHDALLPGDWDGPERQRADALLEAFITGHGMAAYQAALQRGQYTHPTGLFYGGSRPSWSLSTLETILTEHLGPACRCLAVIDLHTGLGPWGYGELIGSGSTNADWERLQCWYGPEVTRPGQGPSSSSVVSGSVPVFLRRMLPAVELTYLALEFGTRPIDQVLAALRADAWLHAVPDRPTPHREAIRRQVRDAFLIDSPAWRAAVYGRCADVVLRACRGLGQ
- a CDS encoding ribbon-helix-helix protein, CopG family gives rise to the protein MAVISLKLSEALDAQLTEQAQRRRLSKSELVRRALTAFLQSPEQGVEGTAQLSAADLLADLVGCCEGGPADLSSNPGFLS